The following coding sequences are from one Ornithodoros turicata isolate Travis chromosome 1, ASM3712646v1, whole genome shotgun sequence window:
- the LOC135378243 gene encoding calcitonin gene-related peptide type 1 receptor-like isoform X2, producing MCYKARFPKICLNCTREMPNSEDDCHLPDIEDRQSPLFKAFETRKIALLWVECVKKAEACCLKMISDPPSSRGTYCTRTWDGLTCFEDTKPNTNVSKVCPSILYIHSAPYCENYLTKWCHANGSWYEWNGVQRTFYASCSPRPSTYIPLYHYAIGLFSVSVAALVPALIIFNWYKTLQVPRISIHKHLCFSVMMSAAFYIIDHAVFTLDDAKAANQSKNYTKRNLWWCKAVNVFTRYFMASQYAWMVCEGFYLHRLVASAFSQQTNLIYYYGFGWGLPLILVIIYSSLRATMADIRCWRNITEYDYVFSVPIIACLLINVFFMIHVIYILVTKLRKSNLNEKSNFQKVVRAVLILLPVFGSHYILTTFVSAKSCTEYSIKQYAEWTIVGLQGFFVSLVFCYCNGEVQGLLRRSYGRVKTDHSLSRRHRPSSPNTTKNGYVLAPAK from the exons ATGTGCTACAAAGCACGCTTTCCAAAGATCTGCCTGAACTGCACCCGGGAAATGCCGAACAGCGAAGATGACTGTCATCTACCAGACATCGAGGACCGCCAGAGCCCATTGTTTAAGGCTTTCGAGACCAGGAAGATAGCCTTATTATGGGTGGAGTGCGTGAAAAAAGCGGAGGCCTGCTGTCTGAAAATGATTAGCGATCCACCGAGCAGCC GCGGCACATACTGCACGCGCACTTGGGACGGTTTGACTTGCTTCGAGGACACAAAGCCAAACACCAATGTTTCCAAAGTGTGCCCATCTATACTCTACATTCACTCGGCTCCTTACTGCGAAA ATTACCTTACGAAATGGTGCCACGCTAACGGGTCCTGGTACGAGTGGAACGGAGTACAGCGCACATTTTATGCCAGTTGCTCACCAAGGCCCTCG ACGTACATCCCTCTGTACCACTATGCCATTGGTCTCTTCTCGGTCTCGGTGGCTGCACTCGTTCCAGCGCTCATAATATTCAACTGGTACAA AACTCTGCAAGTTCCTCGCATCTCTATTCATAAGCACCTATGCTTCTCGGTGATGATGTCAGCTgcgttttacataatcgaccATGCGGTGTTCACATTAGATGATGCTAAGGCAGCCAACCAATCCAAGAACTATACCAAGAGAAACCTG TGGTGGTGCAAGGCAGTGAACGTTTTCACGCGATACTTCATGGCCAGTCAATACGCCTGGATGGTATGTGAAGGCTTCTACTTGCATCGTCTAGTAGCTTCCGCCTTCTCACAGCAGACGAATCTCATCTACTACTACGGATTTGGCTGGG GGTTGCCTCTGATACTGGTCATCATCTACTCCTCCCTTAGGGCTACCATGGCAGACATAAG ATGTTGGCGGAACATCACAGAGTACGACTATGTCTTCAGTGTTCCTATAATTGCATGTCTCTTA ATCAACGTATTTTTCATGATTCATGTCATCTACATACTCGTGACGAAGCTACGGAAAAGCAACTTGAATGAGAAGTCAAACTTTCA AAAAGTTGTTCGTGCAGTGTTAATTCTTCTGCCCGTCTTTGGTTCCCATTACATCCTCACAACGTTTGTTTCGGCAAAGTCATGCACTGAGTATTCCATCAAACAGTATGCAGAGTGGACAATCGTTGGTCTTCAG GGCTTCTTTGTGTCCTTGGTGTTCTGCTACTGCAATGGTGAA GTTCAGGGCC